Part of the bacterium genome, CGCCGCGGGAATAGACAAGGTTGTAGTACTTTCCGATTACAGGGACGCGGATCTCGGCCCGAAGTACGGAATTCTAATCAAAGAACTCCGGCTTCTCGCCCGCTCGCTGTTTGTCATCGACCGCGAGGGCAAGCTCGTGTACGCGAAGACAAACTCCGAAAACGCCGACGAGCCGGACTACGAACCTGCGCTTGAAGCGGCGCGAGCCGCTGTTGGATAGTTTTGTCCGCCGCAAGGCGGTTGATTTGATTTAAAAACTTTGAGGAGAAAAAGAAATGCTTAGCAAAAAGATGCTCGCCGAGCTTAACAAGCAAGTCGGCGAAGAACTCGGTTCGGCCTACATCTACCTTTCGATGTCGATGTGGTTCGAGACCAAAAACCTGCGCGGTATGGCGGGATGGATGAAGAAGCAGTTCGAAGAGGAAGTCGAGCACGCGGAAAAGTTCATGGATTACATCAACACCCGGTTCGGAGCCGTGAAACTTGAAGCGATCGGCGCCCCCAAACACGAGTGGAAATCTCCACTGGACGCTTTTGAAACCGCCTACAAGCATGAGTGCCACATCTCGGCCTGCATCCATAAGCTGGTGGATTTGGCCAGGGCCGAGGGCGACAAGGCCACCGAAAACTTCCTTCAGTGGTTCGTGGAAGAGCAGGTGGAAGAGGAAGAAAACACCATGAACGCGGTCGAGATGCTCAAAATGGCGGGAGATCATGTACCCGCGCTGATGATGCTCGACCAGATTTTTGGCAAGCGTGAAGATTAATTTCAAGCGGGGAGGGGCTTCGGCTCCTCCCCGCGGTTTGTCCCCGCGCTGCGCCAACACGGCCAGCCGAAGCGGGCGGTGATTCCGATGGCTGAAGGCAAAACCGGGCTGGAGCGGTTCAAACAAGAGCGGGCTCGGCTGCAGGAGCAGTTTCAACGCTTCGCCGGGACGAATTCCAAACGATTTCTCGCGCTGGACAACCGCGTATACGAAGCCGGGGCGTTGTCCGCGAAAACAAAGGAGTTGCTGGGATTAGTCGCATCGTTGGTTTTGCGCTGCGACGATTGCATAAGCTACCACCTCGACCGCTGCAGATCCGAAGGCGTTACAACGGCGGAGCTTGAGGAGGCGATCGCAATCGGGCTGATCGTAGG contains:
- a CDS encoding ferritin → MLSKKMLAELNKQVGEELGSAYIYLSMSMWFETKNLRGMAGWMKKQFEEEVEHAEKFMDYINTRFGAVKLEAIGAPKHEWKSPLDAFETAYKHECHISACIHKLVDLARAEGDKATENFLQWFVEEQVEEEENTMNAVEMLKMAGDHVPALMMLDQIFGKRED
- a CDS encoding carboxymuconolactone decarboxylase family protein; amino-acid sequence: MAEGKTGLERFKQERARLQEQFQRFAGTNSKRFLALDNRVYEAGALSAKTKELLGLVASLVLRCDDCISYHLDRCRSEGVTTAELEEAIAIGLIVGGSITIPHIRRAVDAWLESGGGESVSGVDPIE